The following proteins come from a genomic window of Lycium ferocissimum isolate CSIRO_LF1 chromosome 4, AGI_CSIRO_Lferr_CH_V1, whole genome shotgun sequence:
- the LOC132052527 gene encoding uncharacterized protein LOC132052527 isoform X1, translated as MGLQWMILTYVVAAEAAIAILLTLPSPKALKSRFVSLISLALQPSLFIVPFSAFQLLDIYWKNEHRLMCTGEICTASERDRYDKSIFKAQRNAILCLAACFLYWCIYRVCKYYKEIQSIEEVEKRYKNQ; from the exons ATGGGGTTGCAATGGATGATATTGACATACGTGGTAGCAGCAGAAGCAGCCATAGCTATTCTCCTGACATTACCATCTCCCAAAGCTCTAAAATCACGTTTCGTTTCTCTAATTTCACTCGCCCTTCAACCTTCTCTTTTCATTGTTCCTTTCTCTGCTTTTCAGCTCCTCg ATATTTATTGGAAAAATGAGCATCGTTTGATGTGTACGGGTGAGATTTGCACTGCTTCTGAGAGAGACCGCTACGACAAGTCG ATCTTCAAGGCTCAAAGAAATGCTATCTTATGTCTGGCAGCATGCTTTCTCTACTG GTGTATCTATCGTGTTTGCAAGTACTACAAGGAGATTCAGAGCATTGAGGAAGTAGAAAAAAGATACAAAAACCAGTAG
- the LOC132052527 gene encoding uncharacterized protein LOC132052527 isoform X2, translating into MGLQWMILTYVVAAEAAIAILLTLPSPKALKSRFVSLISLALQPSLFIVPFSAFQLLDIYWKNEHRLMCTGEICTASERDRYDKSSRLKEMLSYVWQHAFSTGVSIVFASTTRRFRALRK; encoded by the exons ATGGGGTTGCAATGGATGATATTGACATACGTGGTAGCAGCAGAAGCAGCCATAGCTATTCTCCTGACATTACCATCTCCCAAAGCTCTAAAATCACGTTTCGTTTCTCTAATTTCACTCGCCCTTCAACCTTCTCTTTTCATTGTTCCTTTCTCTGCTTTTCAGCTCCTCg ATATTTATTGGAAAAATGAGCATCGTTTGATGTGTACGGGTGAGATTTGCACTGCTTCTGAGAGAGACCGCTACGACAA ATCTTCAAGGCTCAAAGAAATGCTATCTTATGTCTGGCAGCATGCTTTCTCTACTG GTGTATCTATCGTGTTTGCAAGTACTACAAGGAGATTCAGAGCATTGAGGAAGTAG